From Rhopalosiphum padi isolate XX-2018 chromosome 2, ASM2088224v1, whole genome shotgun sequence:
GGAGCCACAAATTGAAGCGACTTGTACCTCGtcctaattcatattttatggaTATCAAGTGTCCaggtaatacaaattaatttaattgatattacatttttaaaaatttttatatttttataattaaatttcaggttgctacaaaattaaaacagtttttagCCATGTTCAAGAAAACGTGAAATGTGACGGTTGTCTAATAGTACTTTGCAGACCAACTGGAGGCAAAGGGAAATTGTCTgatggtaattatttaatttaatattaaatataatataaatttattaattaatatgttttttccaaaaatagaaattaaaaataataattcataatttgttagttactattatttttaagagaaTATTAGCactatatttgttttctctctgaTACTTAAGCTTTAGAACGTGTTATCTGTCTGTTGTTTATtagcttttttaatatttcaattcttTTTTgcgttatataaatttaaagtgttATATTATGCATAGCACATACTCATACCTTGcatacaaattgaaatattgtaataatttaatgtgcaaacacagataatattcctatttttaagtttaacaacaagttaattcactttaatattaaagcatgAAAGCACAGGATTGATtttgataaacataaatttgtatgatttagagagagaaaacaaatagtgtTTTATTGTGCTGAATAATGAAATTcttctatataaaaattattgttgattaatatacctttttattattttttcaggatGTTCATATCGAAGAAAACACTAgggaaatatttgttttaaattcaaaattaattttaaatttattgatattttcataaataaaattatattttatctacattATTTTTAGTAGTTTATTTTCATGTAGAATCAAATCTAAATTAAACTTGTAAGTTACTGATAAAATGTTAGCTGGTCGCTCTAAATTTGAGTTTGTAGATAGAATTTACAATATACActgtaaattatgaataatattccttatattatatacttatatagtatgtTATTTACCGAGGGGAATAATTGCTTGCAAGGATGAAGTACCCGTTCGTATCTTAACCACTATTGAAGACTGAGAAAGTACTAATAGTTCCTGCTTTATATAGTAGGCGTTGAATTTATCTGGCATTGAGTAGGCCCAGTGGCACAACTAGCGGGTAAGTTAGCAAAGGGAAACTTTGAGGCCCCCTAATAATGCAAGTGGCTGCTCATGGCcaaagaataaaaattgttttttcctatatttgaatataaacatCTACGTatagctttaataatatataatataaaatcattatcatggctaaataataaattaaggcCAAGAAAAGTGTTTTTTTGAAGTATCCAATTTTCCTcctatttatagaaatttgttATTACAACTCAACAGCTAAAGCCGATGAGCCGGAGAGTGTTATCTTAGCAACGGTtactatttaagttttttattttatagtgttttcaATCCAGATTcaataatctaataatctataaagacaaaattacatttattaattaaattatatatttttcttatgtatattttgttttgtatacattttcaaaaagttgatattattttaatgcactaaatattttatgtttataagtatatcttcaattttttaattatacctatttacaacatttttaagagTCACAAAATAGTTAagttgcatataatattatgctaaaataattaataattaaattaggtacctataaccattgattataaatactattctcTATTCGGAATGAAATTGTACCTCAGCAGCAACCAGTTTTCGTCTAGCAGCAGTCAGATAACGCCCGTTTGTCCACCCTACCGAGTCAACTATCTGTAGGCCTGCTGTGTAATAAAGCCACGCCCATGCGCACAAGCTGGCTGCCGAGGTACGATCTCATTTCGAATAgagtatagtatttataatcaatgctatagctcatcattttttatttgataaaactggataatgtgttaattattatttattatgtgttattggttattttctaaaagtaaagaaaaattatacattagtcAAGGTGACTATCAATAGAAAGTTCAAAGTAtccaagtatttttataaagaacaacacttgtatttattattatatgtataccattTATTGAACTATAAGTAaagattataggtatataaaaaaatatactatatagtatatttaaatgtttatataaatattaaaatatgtatattttatacttgcatTTCTGAATAATTgcattagattataatatgtactagatATTAACTGTTAAGAGTTGATTTCGTCTACTATTCTTTTTTCTCAATATTATGTAGAGCAttttgtagataattttttacaaagagctctacaaatattaatactgaatttaactaataaatttatatttaaaaaaaagttagcttttagaataatttttaattttatgaaattattatctattcaaTGGTTCTAATTATCTTATGGGAATTAGGAGAGGAGGAAGCGGTGTACCTTGGATTGTTTAAAGCTATTTACATTTTTGGGTAGGGGACCCCATTTTATACTTGACTTTAAGCCCCTCAAGTGTCTAGTTGCGCCACTGAGTAGACCAATATGATAGTTTGTCACAGTGACCAGTGACGTGCCCAGGAATTTTTGATGGGATTTAATACAGACCGAATTTAATtgcactaaaaacaaaaattaagattaaatattttatcacttaaaatatgtttatataaaggaataatacattatatttctaCACTAGTTTTTGGTGAATGTTTAATACTCAATGTGCTCAATGGTGCATGTTCATATTCAAGCAGTTAGGCGTTATATCTAAAGAAACATCTGTTTTACTTGATATAACTTCATGTCTTTAGTTTTCATAGTaagatttaatagtttataacctttattttattttttttcatttgtacctggaatatttgttaaaataacttCAATTTACGAATAACTCAGATAAGTGTAATTTTATGAATGCTACAAACCACATTTGACTGCATTATTTTATACGAGCTGTTTCATTTTTCCACACTGATAGGGATTATTATTAACATCGTTTTTAAtcacaattaaacaattttcaaaattaattgcaTAGAAAAGTGCAGCATTTAACCATGTTCCCTACCATGTAATAATAGGTTTGGTAGGTAAAGGTATACTTGGCTCCGGAAtttctattttgtatttatttattctcgaTAGTACGTTTAGGAAAGctttttttcctaaaaataaacgaaataccTAAATTACATAtgtgttgatattttatatattaaattaattaccattgtaaaataatctatttatataacaatacatttagtttagttaggtattttgttcattaaaacacacagaatttaaaaaaaaatccaaaaacgtgggaaattgtaaaaaattgcaTTATCGTGCATTGTGGGTCCAGTACCCCTGGATCCTGAATCGTGCAAATATgtgatttcaataaatttaatattcacaaTACAAATAGTGACTAAATTGTaccttcaatatttttttcaatttgagtaataataattaataacttataacttgtaagaaatcttttatttttgacctgattattttgaaaatagctGATAAATTTGATATCCCTAAATATTTTCCTTCAGAAACCTAATGTTGAATatctaagcattttttttaCCACGCCAAAAGGTGTccacagacaaaaataaaaatatataaaaaacagtaaaattaatcactccattcaaaatttaaaaattgtttttacgatttattttaatagaggCTAGGGCTTAAATTTGAAATCTCGATGTATCGAAATCATCAATTTGATCATGTACAGATTATGACCAGTTTTAAGCATTATGCCATTATGTATATTGAAACACTTGAAACACCAATCGTTTAAGTAGTTTTCTACAAACTTCAATGTATCCAaatgctaatattttatattcaaaataatattcataattttattttcgacactactttatagttatttgatacTCATACGCATACTCATAAGTTTGTgacataggtaggtattaatgtattatgcagAACACCTACTTGGCAgacttgtgttattattatttttcacgttggtttcgattaaaattaaaaatttatatgataatcacTAAGGATATTCTATATGCTAGAAgtaaattgttatacattatgtgtttaaatatcaaaaatatgattGGCATATCCGTTATTCGCACGCATGTAATGCGtgaacatcatattatatttaatttcgttttcttttttttaaacgaatataatattaaattatttgcaaaataattagaaagcgaaaataatatgtcatttcCTATTAGGCATAATCATTAATagcattcataaaatattatttggatttATACCACAATTCAATGTGATTcactaaatttaaagtttaaattagtgGCAGTGAGCACTAGTCCACgaggtttatttttttctattgattaTGTTATCTCGGACTTGATAAGAAATctgttaatttgtaataatcatagatattagatattgttttctaattttctatggtaaattattaaattaagacAAATCAAAAAATGGAATTTTAGTTCTTTACTAtcaaaattttacattattaattattatgaatgatttatatattcaaataacaaatatgatgatttaatttaaaaaaaattcttattccTACAAacgcatttaataattttattgattggGAATGAAGCGACGAAGAATGTCTGCTGAATGTGAAATGGATCATTCATATGCAATGCCTAATGTTGTAagttaccaataaaaaaaattctaaattctcagtatattgtgatttaaaaatataaatatatattcaaatttagaaTGATAATTCAAATGctctattgaaaaaaattca
This genomic window contains:
- the LOC132922691 gene encoding small ribosomal subunit protein eS27-like, yielding MPLAKSILHPSAVEDLRSHKLKRLVPRPNSYFMDIKCPGCYKIKTVFSHVQENVKCDGCLIVLCRPTGGKGKLSDGCSYRRKH